In one Rhopalosiphum padi isolate XX-2018 chromosome 3, ASM2088224v1, whole genome shotgun sequence genomic region, the following are encoded:
- the LOC132926986 gene encoding 52 kDa repressor of the inhibitor of the protein kinase-like produces MDSMKRKQPSLLNYFPNKKISSTEVSDSNEPVNVSQTAIPRAIPQLNVICDDNKQNNITSDLVFDNDIGNFIGKKLDDHTKCRLLENPWKPLKNFEYPFSIHKKKGKEEKRFLRNNHFDQYPWLIYSVSKSGCFCKYCTLFLTHNKGGKQNTEELKKLVTLPLNQYSKLLGKDGYLEKHNQNHYHQDAILKSSDFLKTYNSPNKQVNNILNSERLRQVQENRNRLKPIIETIIFLGRQNIPFRGHRDSGQIIFHDNEDSKNLTDPTYSIVKNEGNFRELLKYRVMSGDTKLKNDLLNFNSKASYISPIIQEDLIKCCKEEILSFILDEVNTNQFYSIIFDETTDVSHISQMSLTLRYIDKKNNIYERFVGFINCHDTFNRNQTAIPNNDLSDTLIDDHLSKEPKLTGNVLGNIVVSELKEMSLNLKNCIGIGTDGCSVMTSVLRGAVQEVQKSCPNAIYSPCTNHALNLSISKSSKVQIVRNTMGILQETISFFHLSSKRNFILKNYLKSSKSSKTSLTSLCVTRWVERHTSIIDFETNMSEIIESLTHISQFTDQVSSSKANSLLLSLCNCEFIITLYILSNILSITLPASKMLQGVNLDVSAASSCITSIVQNLEDKRLNAEEYFSEIFLEAKTKMIDLDIEVKLPRLTKIQNKRANTPANTPEEYYRRVVYIPLIDNILEDLRSRFLNKKTTAIFQLIEFIPANIINKSSLDVKKMIDTVIGHFIFLDININILKGEVDLWKSNWISRKNEGLKIPEDVLESIDECHPVMFPTIRQVLVVLATLPVSIASAERSFSTLRRYACIFCFSLS; encoded by the exons ATGGATTCTATGAAGCGTAAACAGCCTTCtctcttaaattattttccaaacaaaaaaatatcgtcAACAGAGGTAAGTGATTCAAATGAGCCAGTAAATGTTTCCCAAACAGCAATACCACGAGCAATACCACAACTCAATGTAATTTGTgatgataataaacaaaataatataacatcagaTTTAGTTTTCGATAATGatattggtaattttattggtaaaaaacTTGACGACCACACAAAATGTAGACTGTTGGAAAACCCTTGGAAACCACTGAAAAACTTTGAGTATCCATTCtccattcacaaaaaaaaaggaaaagaggaaaaacgttttttaagaaataatcatTTTGACCAATATCCGTGGCTAATATATTCTGTATCAAAATCTGGCTGTTTCTGCAAATATTGTACACTTTTTTTAACTCACAATAAAGGTGGAAAACAAAATACTGAAGAATTGAAAAAACTTGTAACATTACCACTCAACcaatattcaaaattacttGGTAAGGATGGATATTTAGAAAAACATAATCAAAATCATTACCATCAGgatgcaattttaaaatcaagtgactttttaaaaacttacaacTCACCTAATAAGCaggttaataatattctaaacagTGAACGTTTAAGACAAGTTCAAGAAAACAGAAACCGGTTAAAACCTATAAtagaaactataatttttttgggaCGCCAAAATATACCTTTCAGAGGGCACCGTGACTCAggacaaataatatttcatgataatgaAGACTCTAAAAATTTAACTGATCCAACTTATTCTATTGTGAAGAATGAAGGTAATTTTCGCGAACTTTTGAAATACCGTGTTATGTCTGGtgatacaaaattgaaaaatgacttgcttaattttaattcaaaagctAGTTATATTTCTCCAATCATCCAAGAAGATCTGATTAAATGTTGTAAGGAAGAAATACTGTCGTTTATATTAGATGAAGtaaatacaaatcaattttaCAGTATTATCTTTGATGAAACGACCGATGTGTCTCATATATCACAAATGAGTTTAACTTTAAGGTACATTgataagaaaaataacatttatgaacGTTTCGTTGGTTTTATCAATTGCCATGATACATTTAATAGAAACCAGACTGCCATTCCAAATAATGATTTGTCAGATACATTGATTGATGACCATTTATCTAAAGAACCGAAGCTAACAg GAAATGTACTTGGAAATATAGTAGTATCAGAGTTAAAAGAAATGTCACTTAACCTTAAAAACTGTATAGGAATTGGCACGGATGGTTGTTCTGTAATGACATCAGTGTTAAGAGGAGCTGTGCAAGAAGTCCAGAAAAGCTGTCCAAATGCTATATACAGCCCTTGCACTAATCATGCTCTAAACTTATCAATTTCTAAATCTTCGAAAGTCCAAATCGTTAGAAATACTATGGGAATTCTCCAAGAAaccatttcattttttcatttatcttcCAAAAGGAATTTCATCTTGAAAAATTACCTTAAAAGTTCCAAAAGTTCTAAGACATCATTAACCAGTTTGTGTGTTACACGTTGGGTAGAACGTCACACTAGTATAATAGACTTTGAAACCAACATGTCAGAAATTATAGAAAGTCTAACACATATATCTCAATTCACAGATCAAGTATCATCATCTAAAGCTAACTCATTACTCCTGAGTTTGTGCaattgtgaatttattataacattgtatatattatcaaatatcctCAGTATTACACTACCAGCCAGTAAAATGTTACAAGGAGTTAATTTAGATGTAAGTGCTGCTTCCAGCTGTATTACCAGTATAGTACAAAATTTAGAAGATAAAAGATTAAATGCTGAAGaatattttagtgaaatatttCTTGAAGCTAAAACTAAAATGATTGACTTAGACATTGAAGTCAAGTTACCAAGattaacaaaaattcaaaataaaagggCCAATACTCCTGCAAATACACCAGAGGAATATTACCGGAGAGTTGTGTACATTCCCctaattgacaatattttagaAGACTTGAGATCAAGAttcctaaataaaaaaacaacagctATTTTTCAGTTGATTGAATTTATTCCAGCTAACATAATCAACAAGTCTTCACTCGAtgtcaaaaaaatgattgatacAGTAAttggacattttatatttttggatataaacattaacattttaaaaggaGAAGTTGATTTATGGAAATCAAATTGGATTTCCAGGAAAAATGAag gtcTTAAAATACCAGAAGATGTATTAGAATCTATTGATGAATGTCATCCAGTCATGTTTCCTACAATTAGACAGGTTTTAGTAGTATTAGCAACATTACCAGTAAGTATCGCATCAGCAGAACGCAGCTTCTCTACTTTAAGGAGGTATGCATGTATATTTTGCTTTTCTTTAAGttag
- the LOC132925158 gene encoding uncharacterized protein LOC132925158 gives MENHFTPKINVFRERNNFYAASQQEGESIADFMARLRNLSTNCNFGDKLEGILIDKFVFGFKSGKIKDRICEEKPTVETTFSQIVDCTGKRNLFIFHGDKGANDTGDHGAQKHGHFQSKGSSKNFKGKNQEINTVPENNICRVCGKQHRGIQNCKYKNYRCNLCGTIGHLAKMCNKPKSTNFLNVESVDDGTHES, from the exons ATGGAAAATCATTTTACTCCAAAAATAAACGTTTTCCGGGagcgaaataatttttatgcggCTAGTCAGCAGGAGGGTGAATCAATTGCGGATTTCATGGCTAGACTTAGAAATTTATCAACAAATTGCAATTTTGGAGACAAACTTGAAGGTATCTTAATCGATAAATTTGTTTTCGGATTTAAATCGGGGAAGATTAAGGACAGAATTTGTGAGGAAAAACCAACCGTTGAAACAACCTTTTCCCAAATTGTTGATTGTACTGGCAAaagaaacttatttattt TTCACGGAGACAAAGGGGCAAACGATACTGGTGACCACGGAGCGCAGAAGCACGGGCATTTTCAATCTAAGGGAAGCAGCAAAAATTTCAAGGGCAAGAATCAAGAAATCAACACGGTACCAGAGAACAACATTTGTCGGGTTTGCGGTAAGCAGCATAGGggtattcaaaattgtaaatataaaaattatcgttGTAATTTATGTGGTACAATAGGACATTTAGCTAAGATGTGTAATAAACCTAAAAGTACAAATTTTTTGAATGTGGAGTCGGTAGATGACGGTACACATGAgagt
- the LOC132926987 gene encoding uncharacterized protein LOC132926987, with amino-acid sequence MSDSDSNNYDKPTTPLKKRRLRNCIFNDNWMKDSRFSNWLAKHDDINKARCIYCMNVFSVKYDGVNAVQSHSNSKKHISTVQSRQKSAVIKNYFVTQDIKENDAVAAIELSKCFHCVKHHHSYLSTDCGVKLELKHFSDATLAKKIRLGRTKMEALVQNVLCPFAIEVPLKKLKYPINLPFSLSTDASNKGNRKFFPLAVRFFDLEKGAKDYLLDFYEEPDETSESIFNTILRAIENFGLDIQNITAFGADNASVNYGKNCSVYEKLLKKKPSIIKANCNCHVLHNTAKHSLKLLKYDVETLVIKVFNEFSISAKRITELKDCFEFVQQDFHNVLRHISVRWLSLYTAVDRLILNWSAIKIYFLKKGKNNCDRIIWKFIKDQVDGLSKQLTLSECYIWFVHHILSVFQKSILMLEKKNLNATDVFDIMNDLRNQISNRKNDEFFGITVTTTLNGLTLTEKNEFKTSALLTYQRAIDYLEKWFNFESSPFKLFTCLKLHNKIPSIMELSILAKCIGIQVNENELYDEINLLKLMPDNVLNNCELTSSEKWIKFFQMSSVEVPNLKSIVRYVYSVPCSNAFVERIFSHMNGLWTEERNRLGVDTVKAELVIQNNLLFSCSEFFDFVKDQTDLLAAARLCTKYKFKK; translated from the coding sequence atgagTGACAGTGATTCTAATAATTACGATAAACCAACCACCCCATTAAAAAAGAGACGTTTACGAAATTGTATATTCAATGACAATTGGATGAAAGACTCTAGATTTTCTAATTGGCTTGCTAAACATGACGATATAAATAAGGCtcgttgtatttattgtatgaatGTATTTAGTGTAAAATATGACGGCGTTAACGCAGTTCAGTCCCATTCAAATTcgaaaaaacatatttcaacTGTCCAAAGTAGACAAAAATCAgcggtaataaaaaattattttgttactcaAGACATAAAAGAGAATGACGCAGTTGCCGCGATAGAACTTAGTAAGTGTTTTCACTGTGTTAAGCATCATCATAGCTATTTATCAACTGATTGTGGCGTAAAATtggaattaaaacattttagtgaTGCTACTTTGGCCAAAAAAATTAGACTTGGTAGAACAAAGATGGAAGCTCTTGTACAAAATGTGCTTTGTCCTTTTGCAATCGAAGTTCcccttaaaaaacttaaatatccaATAAATTTACCGTTTTCTTTATCAACTGATGCATCAAATAAAGGCAATCGCAAATTTTTTCCTTTGGCAGTGAGATTTTTTGACTTAGAAAAAGGGGCTAAAGATTATcttttggatttttatgaaGAACCCGATGAAACTTCTGAATCAATTTTTAACACTATTTTACGTGCTATTGAAAATTTTGGCTTAGATATTCAAAATATCACGGCTTTTGGAGCAGATAACGCTTCAGTGAATTATGGCAAAAATTGTTCTGTTtacgaaaaattgttaaaaaaaaaaccatccatAATAAAAGCTAATTGTAATTGTCATGTACTGCATAATACAGCTAAGCATAgtctaaaattgttaaaatatgacgTTGAAACATtagtaataaaagtttttaatgagTTTTCTATTAGTGCTAAAAGAATAACGGAACTTAAGGACTGTTTTGAATTTGTTCAACAAGATTTTCATAACGTATTACGTCATATTTCCGTCAGGTGGCTCAGTTTATATACGGCTGTCGATCGTTTAATTCTAAATTGGAGtgcgattaaaatatattttttaaaaaaaggtaaaaataattgtgatagAATAATTTGGAAATTTATTAAAGACCAAGTTGATGGACTTTCAAAGCAGCTAACCCTCAGTGAATGCTATATCTGGTTTGTTCACcacattttatcagtatttcaaAAGTCTATATTGAtgttagagaaaaaaaatttaaatgcaactGATGTATTTGATATAATGAATGACTTGAGAAATCAAATCTCAAATCGTAAAAATGACGAGTTTTTTGGAATAACTGTTACAACTACATTAAATGGTCTAACATTAACTgagaaaaatgaatttaagaCGAGTGCACTTCTTACTTATCAACGGGCTATTGATTATCTTGAAAAGTGGTTTAATTTTGAAAGTTCTCCGTTCAAATTATTTAcgtgtttaaaattacataataaaataccaagTATAATGGAGTTATCAATTCTAGCAAAATGTATTGGAATTCAAGTGAATGAAAATGAACTTTacgatgaaattaatttattaaaattaatgccaGATAACGTGCTTAATAATTGTGAGTTAACTAGCTCTGAAAAATGGATAAAATTTTTCCAAATGTCATCTGTGGAAGTTCCAAATTTAAAAAGCATTGTGAGATATGTATATTCAGTACCATGTAGTAATGCTTTTGTCGAACGAATATTCAGTCATATGAATGGTTTATGGACAGAAGAAAGAAACAGGCTTGGTGTTGATACGGTAAAAGCAGAACTCGTTATCCAAAATAATCTTCTGTTCTCGTGTTCTGAATTTTTTGACTTTGTTAAGGACCAAACAGATTTGCTAGCTGCAGCGAGACTGTGTACGAAGTACaagtttaagaaataa